A region of the Drosophila subobscura isolate 14011-0131.10 chromosome J, UCBerk_Dsub_1.0, whole genome shotgun sequence genome:
TGtatgccaacagcagcagttaTGTGGGCAATCAGATCGATCTTCGGGTGCTTGTGTCGCCCCTGAGGCCCGGCGTCGACGGACCCCTAAAGTTACGCAAGCCCGTGGACATGATATTCTCGGATGCCCATCATCCGGAGCTGTGTGACAAGCTGCGGGCTGCTCTGAACATTAGCCAGCCCACCATCTACCTGGAGGACAGCAGCTCCACGGATCTGAGCCCGCAGGAGGACAGCACGGAGTCGCACAAAATGTATCCGTCGGTGGTGCTGGGGGGAACCTTCGATCGCATCCATCTCGGCCACAAGATATTCCTCACGCAGGCGGTGCTGCGCACTTGCAAGCGGCTGGTGGTAGGCGTCACCACAGCCGCCATGACAAAGTGTAAGTTTTGAATGAGTCGGCAATAGTTTCTTATCTCACACTCACCTTCAGCGAAGACTCTGCCCGATCTGATATTACCCGTGGAGGAGCGAATCGCGCAGTTGCGGGAGTTCCTCACGGACATTGACAGCACGCTGCAGTACGAGATTGTGCCCATCGATGACCCCTTCGGGCCGACGCAGCATGATCCGGACTTGGACATGATCGTGGTCAGCGCAGAGACCCTGCGCGGCGGTCAAAAGGTCAACGAACTACGCTCCGGCAAACAGCTCCGTGAGCTGGACATCTTTGTCATTGACATCGTGGAGAGCAATGTCCACGACGGCATCCACGAAACGAAGATCAGCTCCAGCAATACGCGCATCGATCTGCTGGGCTCGCGCTGGCGAAAACCAGAACCACGTCCCCACCTGCCCGCTCGGCCGCACATCATCGGCCTGAGCGGAGGCATCGCCTCTGGCAAGAGCAAGATGGCCGAGAGGCTCAGCAAAATGGGCGCCCACGTCATAGACTGCGACAAGGTGGCCCACGATGTGTACGAGCCGGGTCAGGTGTGCTACGAGCTGATCGTGCAACACTTTGGGAAGGGAATTCTCTCTGCCGATGGTCGCATCGATCGCACCAAGCTGGGTCCCCTGGTCTTTGGCAATCCCCAAGAGCTGCAGGCGCTCAATGGCATTGTGTGGCCGCAGCTGATAGAGGAGGTCAACAGGCGGCTGGATGCCCTGAGAGCTGGCACTGTGGTGCCCAaggtggtggtgctggaggCAGCGGTGCTGCTGCGCGCTGGCTGGGAGAGCAACTGCCACGAAGTGTGGTCCATGATAGTGCCGCCAGAGGAGGCGGTGAAGCGGGTAATGGAACGCAATAGcctcagcgaggaggaggccagaAAGCGGCTGTCCAGCCAGGTGCCAAACCACGAAATTGTGGCCAAGTCCCATGTGATCTTCAGCTCGCAGTGGGACTTTGACTTTACCCAGAAGCAGGCGGATCGGGCCTGGAAGATGCTCAACAGGGAGCTGGACTCgcatcacagcagcagcctttaAATTTGTGACTACTTGAGGGGATATTTTATGTGGGATGtggaattgattgattgttaaATCGTTTTTATATGAttctttatgcatttttgatgTACATTGCTTAGTTGTAAGTCGAAAGTTTAAAAAGAAATGCCGCAAAAACATTGGAAAAACGTTAAATTTTGGGAGGGGCGGACTGTCCTAGTGGCTTTCGCCCTTCTTGCCGGCCACACGCTTGAAGTCGTTCATCTTTGTTGTCATGATTGGGGAGCCGATGAAGCCAATATAATCGATCTGTGTCACATCGCCGCCCGACTGGTTGTTCTTCACGAAGATTTGTATGTTTTGTACATTCTGGAATTTCACATAGCGCAGATTGACTGGTGCGCcattctccagctccttctcgGCCAAGCTAACAATGGGAAAAGAGGGATTAATATATATCAAAGAGGGGAGCTGCCTGCCGAGCTTACGTTAGATCTTGAACGCTGCTCATGGACTCGGCCATGTCAAAGTCAATGGTGCGCGGCTGATTGATGAACAACTTCACGTCCTTGGGACCCAGCTGCGACGGGGCCTTGAACTTTAACGAATGAATCTTGACGGCCTGGTTGAAAGTGATGGATAGGATGAGCTGCTCATCGCAGTCGGACTGCAAGTAGCCGCCGGCTGAGGCCAGCGCGTGCTTGAGGTTGTGATCGTCGGCCTCATTCAGGCACTCGCACTCCTGCTTCGAAATGA
Encoded here:
- the LOC117894572 gene encoding bifunctional coenzyme A synthase, producing the protein MASTGLLVVSNIKHLGKSLRSIEKYVSSLYIHLNVAGSTSNSSAAAPPVWGRLISQLYANSSSYVGNQIDLRVLVSPLRPGVDGPLKLRKPVDMIFSDAHHPELCDKLRAALNISQPTIYLEDSSSTDLSPQEDSTESHKMYPSVVLGGTFDRIHLGHKIFLTQAVLRTCKRLVVGVTTAAMTKSKTLPDLILPVEERIAQLREFLTDIDSTLQYEIVPIDDPFGPTQHDPDLDMIVVSAETLRGGQKVNELRSGKQLRELDIFVIDIVESNVHDGIHETKISSSNTRIDLLGSRWRKPEPRPHLPARPHIIGLSGGIASGKSKMAERLSKMGAHVIDCDKVAHDVYEPGQVCYELIVQHFGKGILSADGRIDRTKLGPLVFGNPQELQALNGIVWPQLIEEVNRRLDALRAGTVVPKVVVLEAAVLLRAGWESNCHEVWSMIVPPEEAVKRVMERNSLSEEEARKRLSSQVPNHEIVAKSHVIFSSQWDFDFTQKQADRAWKMLNRELDSHHSSSL
- the LOC117894588 gene encoding thioredoxin-like protein 1, with the translated sequence MAVRVINDESHFQAELAQAGVRLVVVDFTATWCGPCQRIAPIFELFPNKYPNAIFLKVDVDKCQDTAAGQGVSAMPTFIFYRNRTKIDRIQGADVNGLEAKIQEHIGTSSGEEAGEDYGQGLMELNTFISKQECECLNEADDHNLKHALASAGGYLQSDCDEQLILSITFNQAVKIHSLKFKAPSQLGPKDVKLFINQPRTIDFDMAESMSSVQDLTLAEKELENGAPVNLRYVKFQNVQNIQIFVKNNQSGGDVTQIDYIGFIGSPIMTTKMNDFKRVAGKKGESH